The Pecten maximus chromosome 12, xPecMax1.1, whole genome shotgun sequence genome includes a region encoding these proteins:
- the LOC117338933 gene encoding micronuclear linker histone polyprotein-like translates to MGRKTNNKGRKENVRNRGDTKVQRKARQQRGKQTGRKVKTTSGTEKHQSTGSGTTTERKTNRKESKGNIRNRGNTKVQGVARQQRGKQTGRKVKTTPVTEETPKNREWHGNREETNKKKRKGNIRNRETPKYREWHGNREETNKKKRKDNIRNRGNTKVQGVARQQGGKQTGRKVKTTSGTEETPKYRKGHDNREENKQEEKERQHQEPRKHQSTGSGTTTGRKTNRKESKDNIRNRGNTKVQEGTRQQGGKQTRRKGKTTSGTEETPKYREWHDNREENKQEGK, encoded by the coding sequence ATGGGgcgaaaaacaaacaataagGGAAGGAAGGAGAATGTAAGAAACCGAGGAGACACAAAGGTACAGAGAAAGGCACGACAACagagaggaaaacaaacagGAAGGAAAGTAAAGACAACATCAGGAACCGAGAAACACCAAAGTACAGGGAGTGGCACGACAACagagaggaaaacaaacagGAAGGAAAGTAAAGGCAACATCAGGAACCGAGGAAACACCAAAGTACAGGGAGTGGCACGACAACagagaggaaaacaaacagGAAGGAAAGTAAAGACAACACCAGTAACCGAGGAAACACCAAAGAACAGGGAGTGGCACGGGAACAGGGAAGAAACAAAcaagaagaaaaggaaaggcAACATCAGGAACCGAGAAACACCAAAGTACAGGGAGTGGCACGGGAACAGGGAAGAAACAAAcaagaagaaaaggaaagacaacatcAGGAACCGAGGAAACACCAAAGTACAGGGAGTGGCACGACAACAGGGAGGAAAACAAACAGGAAGGAAAGTAAAGACAACATCAGGAACCGAGGAAACACCAAAGTACAGGAAGGGACACGACAACAGGgaggaaaacaaacaagaagaaaaggaaagacaacatcAGGAACCGAGGAAACACCAAAGTACAGGGAGTGGCACGACAACAGGGAGGAAAACAAACAGGAAGGAAAGTAAAGACAACATCAGGAACCGAGGAAACACCAAAGTACAGGAAGGGACACGACAACAGGgaggaaaacaaacaagaagaaaaggaaagacaacatcAGGAACCGAGGAAACACCAAAGTACAGGGAGTGGCACGACAACAGGGAGGAAAACAAACAGGAAGGAAAGTAA